One window of Nymphaea colorata isolate Beijing-Zhang1983 chromosome 1, ASM883128v2, whole genome shotgun sequence genomic DNA carries:
- the LOC116262535 gene encoding MAR-binding filament-like protein 1-1 isoform X1 has product MGFLTGSSLQLSPLSNFSFAAPRTQSRRPAVVKDSAKPTGNNHHGDKDKVGTSVSLDRRILLLVGLSATPFFQSRVDAVEGPYVNVVYNANGRTVTRIVGRGSRSAESRAGGRQVPEDRGVLEKEENSPLLVSTPENPDRQEDVLQISVPQSPETQDNRVAQASIPNPNIENKFSEAVVEERVDQQGKQTSTFISVLNGLGIVGSGVLGALYTLAQKDKMVTKSTIETLKTDLNKKEAATNSLKESLEKKVLAEQEEKFKQLKQAKEEELLLSKQLASAGETVLSLQQELQREKNSVEELKLQMESLHISLEQARKDNMELDSKLKGKQDLIHGLNQKISLLTLEVNEKSTNIDNIKLSLAEKEQEYEQLMSVHEQAKNALEEAKTEMQSLGQELTKSQEELVMTTSELHDLKDRTEVVITERNKLGEKLSVLEGEYNSLKSSSEEKAARDSQLLSEKEKQLQEMKETLERQFSEARASDALLKDSTQQRDSLRAVLQEKEALYKNLQLEFQASQESLKSVILQRETLLKELENSKQARKDLASEVSRIQSEFSVVQGELERKLGEEQSTSKSLSIELKSAKEDVEKSKEELKRLCDELKFTRGAREDLEKELLEIYKKAEVSAQDLKEERKLVASLNRDLEVLKKQISEDKEARKNMEKDLEGAAKSLDEMNRNALLLSKELEMFRSQAESLEAEKDLLYETLREQKLLAKEAQENAENTHNILVRFGKEKDQLAKRAKRLEEELASMKGEVLRLRRQLNSSSSEGEEDLENAANMKKQSRRRKVGATVEVPQTVNERETSI; this is encoded by the exons ATGGGGTTCCTCACTGGAAGTTCCTTGCAACTCTCCCCGTTGTCCAACTTCTCCTTTGCTGCTCCCAGAACCCAATCAAGAAGACCAGCTGTGGTGAAGGATTCTGCGAAGCCCACAGGAAACAATCATCATGGTGACAAAGATAAAGTTGGGACAAGCGTTTCCCTGGATAGGAGGATTCTTCTACTTGTGGGTCTATCAGCTACCCCCTTTTTTCAGTCAAGAGTTGACGCCGTTGAAGGTCCCTATGTCAATG tCGTGTATAATGCAAACGGAAGGACAGTAACCAGGATAGTTGGTCGTGGTTCACGAAGTGCAGAATCAAGAGCAGGGGGACGTCAAGTGCCTGAAGACCGTGGTGTGCTAG agaaagaagaaaatagcCCACTCCTTGTGTCAACTCCGGAAAATCCAG ACAGACAAGAAGATGTGCTTCAGATTTCCGTTCCTCAAAGCCCAG AAACACAAGATAATAGAGTAGCTCAAGCTTCGATACCGAACCCAAATATAGAGAATAAATTTTCTGAAGCTGTTGTGGAAGAG AGAGTGGATCAACAAGGAAAGCAAACAAGCACTTTCATTTCTGTCCTTAACGGACTGGGAATCGTTGGCTCTGGTGTCCTTGGAGCATTATACACACTAGCACAGAAGGATAAGATGGTCACAAAATCAACAATTGAAACT TTGAAAACAGATCTGAATAAAAAAGAGGCAGCCACGAATTCATTGAAGGAGTCTCTTGAAAAGAAGGTGTTGGCTGAACAGGAAGAAAAATTCAAGCAATTGAAACAAGCTAAGGAAGAAGAACTGTTACTTTCAAAACAGTTGGCCTCAGCAGGTGAAACTGTATTAAGCTTACAGCAGGAACTGCAACGTGAGAAGAATTCTGTGGAAGAGCTGAAATTGCAGATGGAGAGCCTTCATATTAGCCTTGAACAAGCTCGGAAGGATAACATGGAGCTTGACTCAAAATTAAAGGGGAAACAGGACTTAATACATGGACTGaatcaaaaaataagtttgtTAACTTTAGAAGTAAACGAGAAGTCAACCAATATTGACAACATCAAGCTGTCTCTTGCAGAAAAAGAGCAGGAATATGAACAGTTAATGTCAGTTCATGAGCAAGCTAAAAATGCACTTGAGGAAGCCAAGACTGAAATGCAAAGTTTGGGACAGGAACTCACAAAATCACAAGAAGAATTGGTTATGACTACATCAGAGTTGCATGATTTGAAGGATAGAACTGAAGTAGTTATTACTGAAAGAAACAAGTTGGGAGAAAAATTGTCTGTTCTAGAAGGGGAATATAATAGCTTGAAATCTTCTTCAGAGGAAAAGGCTGCTCGTGATTCTCAGCTCTTATCTGAGAAGGAGAAACAGCTACAAGAGATGAAAGAGACACTAGAGCGCCAGTTCTCTGAAGCAAGGGCAAGCGATGCTTTGCTCAAAGACTCAACACAACAAAGGGACAGTTTAAGAGCTGTGTTGCAGGAAAAAGAAGCATTATATAAGAATTTGCAGCTTGAATTTCAGGCCAGCCAAGAAAGCTTGAAATCTGTCATTCTCCAAAGAGAGACTTTATTGAAAGAACTTGAAAATTCTAAGCAAGCCCGCAAAGACCTTGCCTCTGAAGTTTCAAGGATTCAATCTGAATTTTCAGTAGTGCAAGGAGAACTTGAGAGAAAGTTGGGAGAGGAGCAGTCAACTTCAAAATCTCTATCTATTGAACTTAAATCTGCTAAAGAAGATGTGGAGAAGAGCAAAGAAGAACTCAAACGTCTATGTGATGAGCTGAAGTTCACCAGGGGGGCACGTGAGGACTTGGAGAAGGAATTGCTGGAAATATATAAAAAGGCAGAAGTTAGCGCTCAAGatttgaaagaagaaaggaagttgGTTGCCTCATTGAACCGAGATCTTGAGGTGCTTAAAAAGCAAATTTCTGAAGATAAGGAAGCAAggaaaaacatggaaaaggaTTTGGAAGGGGCTGCAAAGTCCCTTGATGAGATGAACCGGAATGCCTTGCTGCTCTCCAAGGAGCTAGAGATGTTCAGATCACAAGCTGAGAGTCTCGAAGCAGAAAAGGACCTGTTATATGAGACTCTACGTGAACAGAAGCTTTTGGCAAAGGAGGCTCAGGAGAATGCAGAAAACACCCACAATATTCTTGTAAGATTTGGGAAGGAGAAAGATCAGTTAGCGAAGAGAGCTAAGAGGCTGGAAGAAGAGCTTGCATCCATGAAGGGTGAGGTGTTGCGCTTAAGGCGGCAACTAAATTCATCAAGTTCTGAAGGTGAGGAAGATCTAGAGAATGCTGCGAACATGAAGAAGCAATCTAGGAGGAGAAAGGTGGGAGCCACTGTTGAAGTTCCTCAAACAGTTAACGAACGAGAGACAAGCATTTGA
- the LOC116262535 gene encoding MAR-binding filament-like protein 1-1 isoform X2, giving the protein MGFLTGSSLQLSPLSNFSFAAPRTQSRRPAVVKDSAKPTGNNHHGDKDKVGTSVSLDRRILLLVGLSATPFFQSRVDAVEVVYNANGRTVTRIVGRGSRSAESRAGGRQVPEDRGVLEKEENSPLLVSTPENPDRQEDVLQISVPQSPETQDNRVAQASIPNPNIENKFSEAVVEERVDQQGKQTSTFISVLNGLGIVGSGVLGALYTLAQKDKMVTKSTIETLKTDLNKKEAATNSLKESLEKKVLAEQEEKFKQLKQAKEEELLLSKQLASAGETVLSLQQELQREKNSVEELKLQMESLHISLEQARKDNMELDSKLKGKQDLIHGLNQKISLLTLEVNEKSTNIDNIKLSLAEKEQEYEQLMSVHEQAKNALEEAKTEMQSLGQELTKSQEELVMTTSELHDLKDRTEVVITERNKLGEKLSVLEGEYNSLKSSSEEKAARDSQLLSEKEKQLQEMKETLERQFSEARASDALLKDSTQQRDSLRAVLQEKEALYKNLQLEFQASQESLKSVILQRETLLKELENSKQARKDLASEVSRIQSEFSVVQGELERKLGEEQSTSKSLSIELKSAKEDVEKSKEELKRLCDELKFTRGAREDLEKELLEIYKKAEVSAQDLKEERKLVASLNRDLEVLKKQISEDKEARKNMEKDLEGAAKSLDEMNRNALLLSKELEMFRSQAESLEAEKDLLYETLREQKLLAKEAQENAENTHNILVRFGKEKDQLAKRAKRLEEELASMKGEVLRLRRQLNSSSSEGEEDLENAANMKKQSRRRKVGATVEVPQTVNERETSI; this is encoded by the exons ATGGGGTTCCTCACTGGAAGTTCCTTGCAACTCTCCCCGTTGTCCAACTTCTCCTTTGCTGCTCCCAGAACCCAATCAAGAAGACCAGCTGTGGTGAAGGATTCTGCGAAGCCCACAGGAAACAATCATCATGGTGACAAAGATAAAGTTGGGACAAGCGTTTCCCTGGATAGGAGGATTCTTCTACTTGTGGGTCTATCAGCTACCCCCTTTTTTCAGTCAAGAGTTGACGCCGTTGAAG tCGTGTATAATGCAAACGGAAGGACAGTAACCAGGATAGTTGGTCGTGGTTCACGAAGTGCAGAATCAAGAGCAGGGGGACGTCAAGTGCCTGAAGACCGTGGTGTGCTAG agaaagaagaaaatagcCCACTCCTTGTGTCAACTCCGGAAAATCCAG ACAGACAAGAAGATGTGCTTCAGATTTCCGTTCCTCAAAGCCCAG AAACACAAGATAATAGAGTAGCTCAAGCTTCGATACCGAACCCAAATATAGAGAATAAATTTTCTGAAGCTGTTGTGGAAGAG AGAGTGGATCAACAAGGAAAGCAAACAAGCACTTTCATTTCTGTCCTTAACGGACTGGGAATCGTTGGCTCTGGTGTCCTTGGAGCATTATACACACTAGCACAGAAGGATAAGATGGTCACAAAATCAACAATTGAAACT TTGAAAACAGATCTGAATAAAAAAGAGGCAGCCACGAATTCATTGAAGGAGTCTCTTGAAAAGAAGGTGTTGGCTGAACAGGAAGAAAAATTCAAGCAATTGAAACAAGCTAAGGAAGAAGAACTGTTACTTTCAAAACAGTTGGCCTCAGCAGGTGAAACTGTATTAAGCTTACAGCAGGAACTGCAACGTGAGAAGAATTCTGTGGAAGAGCTGAAATTGCAGATGGAGAGCCTTCATATTAGCCTTGAACAAGCTCGGAAGGATAACATGGAGCTTGACTCAAAATTAAAGGGGAAACAGGACTTAATACATGGACTGaatcaaaaaataagtttgtTAACTTTAGAAGTAAACGAGAAGTCAACCAATATTGACAACATCAAGCTGTCTCTTGCAGAAAAAGAGCAGGAATATGAACAGTTAATGTCAGTTCATGAGCAAGCTAAAAATGCACTTGAGGAAGCCAAGACTGAAATGCAAAGTTTGGGACAGGAACTCACAAAATCACAAGAAGAATTGGTTATGACTACATCAGAGTTGCATGATTTGAAGGATAGAACTGAAGTAGTTATTACTGAAAGAAACAAGTTGGGAGAAAAATTGTCTGTTCTAGAAGGGGAATATAATAGCTTGAAATCTTCTTCAGAGGAAAAGGCTGCTCGTGATTCTCAGCTCTTATCTGAGAAGGAGAAACAGCTACAAGAGATGAAAGAGACACTAGAGCGCCAGTTCTCTGAAGCAAGGGCAAGCGATGCTTTGCTCAAAGACTCAACACAACAAAGGGACAGTTTAAGAGCTGTGTTGCAGGAAAAAGAAGCATTATATAAGAATTTGCAGCTTGAATTTCAGGCCAGCCAAGAAAGCTTGAAATCTGTCATTCTCCAAAGAGAGACTTTATTGAAAGAACTTGAAAATTCTAAGCAAGCCCGCAAAGACCTTGCCTCTGAAGTTTCAAGGATTCAATCTGAATTTTCAGTAGTGCAAGGAGAACTTGAGAGAAAGTTGGGAGAGGAGCAGTCAACTTCAAAATCTCTATCTATTGAACTTAAATCTGCTAAAGAAGATGTGGAGAAGAGCAAAGAAGAACTCAAACGTCTATGTGATGAGCTGAAGTTCACCAGGGGGGCACGTGAGGACTTGGAGAAGGAATTGCTGGAAATATATAAAAAGGCAGAAGTTAGCGCTCAAGatttgaaagaagaaaggaagttgGTTGCCTCATTGAACCGAGATCTTGAGGTGCTTAAAAAGCAAATTTCTGAAGATAAGGAAGCAAggaaaaacatggaaaaggaTTTGGAAGGGGCTGCAAAGTCCCTTGATGAGATGAACCGGAATGCCTTGCTGCTCTCCAAGGAGCTAGAGATGTTCAGATCACAAGCTGAGAGTCTCGAAGCAGAAAAGGACCTGTTATATGAGACTCTACGTGAACAGAAGCTTTTGGCAAAGGAGGCTCAGGAGAATGCAGAAAACACCCACAATATTCTTGTAAGATTTGGGAAGGAGAAAGATCAGTTAGCGAAGAGAGCTAAGAGGCTGGAAGAAGAGCTTGCATCCATGAAGGGTGAGGTGTTGCGCTTAAGGCGGCAACTAAATTCATCAAGTTCTGAAGGTGAGGAAGATCTAGAGAATGCTGCGAACATGAAGAAGCAATCTAGGAGGAGAAAGGTGGGAGCCACTGTTGAAGTTCCTCAAACAGTTAACGAACGAGAGACAAGCATTTGA
- the LOC116254167 gene encoding uncharacterized protein LOC116254167: MFYGSVVWDPLLIVSQIVCLQCLYYLTLGLFMWILVGTRVSRLTLVYFFDYSTLTASTITGWCTMSSFLLTALAGAGYMFLLIERAKKCLDFSATLYIIHLFMCLVYGGWPSSFTWWIVNGTGFAIMALLGEWLCIRRELREIPITRLRV, from the exons ATGTTCTACGGGTCTGTTGTATGGGATCCTTTGCTAATTGTATCTCAGATTGTGTGCCTTCAATGCCTCTACTACCTCACCCTCGGGCTGTTCATGTGGATCCTAGTTGGAACCCGTGTTTCTCGGTTGACGCTCGTATATTTTTTCGACTACTCGACCCTCACCGCCTCGACAATCACGGGTTGGTGCACAATGTCGTCGTTTCTACTCACTGCGCTTGCTGG AGCTGGTtacatgtttcttttaattgagAGGGCAAAGAAATGCTTGGATTTTTCAGCAACCCTCTACATCATTCATCTTTTCATGTGCCTTGTATATGGAGGTTGGCCATCTTCATTCACATGGTGGATTGTGAACGGCACTGGTTTTGCAATAATGGCATTGCTTGGTGAATGGTTGTGTATAAGACGTGAATTACGGGAAATTCCTATTACTCGTTTGC